A part of Uloborus diversus isolate 005 chromosome 6, Udiv.v.3.1, whole genome shotgun sequence genomic DNA contains:
- the LOC129225298 gene encoding calmodulin isoform X2 codes for MADQLTEEQIAEFKEAFSLFDKDGDGTITTKELGTVMRSLGQNPTEAELQDMINEVDADGNGTIDFPEFLTMMARKMKDTDSEEEIREAFRVFDKDGNGFISAAELRHVMTNLGEKLTDEEVDEMIREADIDGDGQVNYEEFVTMMTSK; via the exons ATG gcgGATCAATTAACAGAAGAACAAATCGCCG aattcAAAGAAGCATTTTCCCTTTTTGACAAGGATGGTGATGGTACTATTACAACAAAAGAGTTGGGAACTGTAATGAGGTCGTTAGGGCAAAATCCTACTGAAGCGGAACTACAAGACATGATAAATGAAGTCGATGCTGATG GAAATGGGACTATTGATTTTCCCGAATTCCTTACTATGATGGCTAGGAAAATGAAAGATACAGATAGCGAAGAAGAAATCAGAGAAGCTTTCAGAGTATTTGATAAAGATGGAAATGGTTTCATCAGTGCGGCTGAGTTGCGCCATGTGATGACAAATCTAGGGGAGAAACTTACAGATGAGGAAGTAGATGAAATGATTAGGGAAGCCGATATTGATGGGGATGGACAAGTTAATTATGAAG aattcgtaactATGATGACGTCGAAATGA